The Pseudomonas sp. MM223 genome segment CGGCAAGTACGGCAAAGGTGAATTGGTCGCCGAGCTGGATATCAACCCGGACCTGTGGTTCTTCGCCTGCCACTTCGAAGGCGATCCGGTCATGCCGGGCTGCCTGGGCCTCGACGCCATGTGGCAGCTGGTCGGCTTCTTCCTCGGCTGGCAAGGCCTGCCGGGCCGCGGTCGCGCCCTGGGCTCGGGCGAAGTGAAATTCTTCGGCCAGGTACTGCCTGAAGCCAAGAAAGTCACCTACAACATTCAGATCAAGCGTGTCCTGAAGGGCAAGCTGAACATGGCCATCGCCGATGGCTCGGTCAGCGTCGACGGCCGTGAGATCTACACTGCCGAAGGCCTGCGGGTCGGCGTGTTCACCTCCACTGACAATTTCTAAGGGTTATTCGCATGCGCCGCGTCGTTATCACTGGTCTGGGCATCGTATCGTGCCTGGGCAATGACAAAGCTACCGTCACCGAAAACCTGCGCAACAGCCGTCCGGGTATCCGCTTCAACCCGGATTACAAGGAAATGGGGCTGCGTAGCCAGGTTTCCGGGTCCATCGACCTCAACCTCGAAGAACTGATCGACCGCAAGGTTTACCGCTTCGTCGGCCATGCCGCTGCCTACGCCTACCTGGCAATGCAGGACGCGATCAAGGACGCCGGCCTGACCGAAGAGCAGGTTTCCAGCCCGCGTACCGGCCTGGTGGCTGGCTCCGGCGGCGCCTCGACCCTGAACCAGATGGAAGCGCTGGACACCCTGCGCGAGAAAGGCGTCAAGCGCGTCGGCCCATACCGCGTTACCCGCACCATGGGCAGCACCGTTTCGGCATGCCTGGCCACCCCGTTCAAGATCAAGGGCATCAACTACTCGATCTCGTCGGCTTGCGCCACCTCGGCACACTGCATCGGCACCGCCCTGGAGCAGATCCAGTGGGGCAAGCAGGACATCGTCTTCGCCGGTGGCGGTGAAGAAGAGCACTGGAGCCAGTCGTTCCTGTTCGATGCCATGGGCGCCCTGTCGACCAAACGCAACGAAACCCCGGAACTGGCCTCCCGCGCCTACGACAACGACCGTGATGGCTTCGTCATTGCTGGCGGTGGCGGCATGGTTGTCGTCGAAGAGCTGGAACACGCCCTGGCCCGTGGCGCCAAGATCTACGCCGAAATCGTCGGCTACGGTGCTACTTCCGATGGCTACGACATGGTTGCCCCGAGCGGCGAAGGTGCCATCCGCTGCATGCAGCAGGCACTGTCCACCGTCGACACCCCGATCGACTACCTGAACACCCACGGCACCTCGACCCCGGT includes the following:
- the fabB_1 gene encoding 3-oxoacyl-[acyl-carrier-protein] synthase 1 (*Name fabB_1), translated to MRRVVITGLGIVSCLGNDKATVTENLRNSRPGIRFNPDYKEMGLRSQVSGSIDLNLEELIDRKVYRFVGHAAAYAYLAMQDAIKDAGLTEEQVSSPRTGLVAGSGGASTLNQMEALDTLREKGVKRVGPYRVTRTMGSTVSACLATPFKIKGINYSISSACATSAHCIGTALEQIQWGKQDIVFAGGGEEEHWSQSFLFDAMGALSTKRNETPELASRAYDNDRDGFVIAGGGGMVVVEELEHALARGAKIYAEIVGYGATSDGYDMVAPSGEGAIRCMQQALSTVDTPIDYLNTHGTSTPVGDVAEIKGVRAVFGDKAPKIRLDQEPVGPLAGRRWRARGDLLPADDGKQLHRRFRQYRRAGPGGR
- the fabA gene encoding 3-hydroxydecanoyl-[acyl-carrier-protein] dehydratase (*Name fabA), coding for MTKQHAFTREDLLRCSRGELFGPGNAQLPAPNMLMVDRITHISEEGGKYGKGELVAELDINPDLWFFACHFEGDPVMPGCLGLDAMWQLVGFFLGWQGLPGRGRALGSGEVKFFGQVLPEAKKVTYNIQIKRVLKGKLNMAIADGSVSVDGREIYTAEGLRVGVFTSTDNF